Proteins found in one Clostridium butyricum genomic segment:
- a CDS encoding zinc-ribbon domain-containing protein, with product MEDKTIVCKDCGKDFVFTVGEQEFYKEKGFDNEPVRCPDCRRARKQQNNRR from the coding sequence ATGGAAGATAAGACAATTGTATGTAAAGATTGTGGAAAAGATTTCGTTTTCACAGTAGGTGAACAAGAATTCTACAAGGAAAAAGGTTTTGATAATGAACCAGTAAGATGTCCTGATTGTAGAAGAGCTAGAAAGCAACAAAACAATAGAAGATAA